A window of the Deinococcus planocerae genome harbors these coding sequences:
- a CDS encoding Nudix hydrolase gives MQHDEKTHVPVELRGAGVVILNEHYDILLVHERGNPAQQGKSGTWHIPSGRVEPHENPQDAAIREAFEETGLRVEAVRFINAHLGRFPDGVNIIWMAWLARVLPDVEQGIARPEEVIELRYVTREEFMQMYRLGKIRMYQTKLFYEEALQLYGLCLDDTRTTTPV, from the coding sequence GTGCAACATGATGAGAAGACACATGTGCCGGTTGAGTTGCGAGGTGCCGGAGTCGTCATCCTGAACGAACACTACGATATCCTGCTCGTTCACGAACGTGGCAACCCTGCACAACAAGGTAAATCTGGGACATGGCACATACCGTCGGGGCGAGTGGAACCACACGAGAATCCCCAGGATGCCGCGATCCGTGAGGCTTTTGAGGAAACGGGCTTACGGGTTGAGGCCGTCAGGTTCATTAATGCACATCTGGGACGATTTCCTGACGGCGTTAACATCATTTGGATGGCCTGGTTGGCACGCGTCCTTCCGGATGTGGAACAGGGGATTGCACGTCCAGAAGAGGTCATCGAACTGCGGTACGTCACCCGTGAAGAATTTATGCAAATGTACCGGCTTGGTAAGATTCGCATGTACCAAACCAAGCTGTTTTATGAAGAAGCATTACAACTCTACGGCCTGTGCTTGGATGACACCAGAACGACCACCCCGGTTTGA